The Euphorbia lathyris chromosome 2, ddEupLath1.1, whole genome shotgun sequence genome includes a window with the following:
- the LOC136218086 gene encoding pentatricopeptide repeat-containing protein At1g59720, chloroplastic/mitochondrial — MVLAISPSPPPQILTKPNPHHLLCYLNDCKNMLQLRQIHAQAIRSTLPNNQESSFLYSRILHFAALNDIDYAYRLFDGIHNPNSFMWNTLIRACARSSDSKEQAFSMYKTMLEKGVRLPDKHTFPFVLKACAYLFALNEGEQAHAQLFKLGFESDVYINNSLIHFYASCGCLDSARDVFDKMPERSVVSWNAMIDALVQFGEFESALKLFIQLQNLFEPDGYTIQSVLNACAGLCALSLGMWAHAYLLRKFDAEVAMDILVNNCLVDMYCKCGSLDIAVQVFERMHRHDLTSWNSMILGFAMHGKASLALEYFRRMVKTGKILPNSITFVGVLSACNHNCMVAEGRKYFEMMVVEYKIEPKLEHYGCLVDILARAGLIDEALELVSSMPMKPDAVIWRSLLDSCCKKNASVELSEEMAWHVLESAGGDCSGAYVLLSRVYASATRWNDVGMIRKLMTDRGVTKEPGCSLIEIDGCSHEFFAGDTSHPRTNEIYELLDVIEERLDSMGYTPDISQAAMIDEVNDGKQKTLKVHSERLAIALGLLSLKPGVPIRIFKNLKICNDCHQVTKLISEMFNVEIIMRDRVRFHHFKDGCCSCKDYW, encoded by the coding sequence ATGGTGCTGGCAATATCACCAAGCCCACCTCCTCAAATCCTCACCAAGCCCAACCCTCATCATCTTCTTTGCTACTTGAACGACTGCAAGAACATGTTACAGTTGAGGCAAATTCATGCTCAAGCTATACGCTCTACATTGCCAAATAATCAAGAGTCCTCCTTTCTTTACAGTCGAATTCTCCATTTCGCCGCCCTTAATGACATTGATTATGCGTATAGACTATTCGATGGAATTCACAACCCCAATTCATTCATGTGGAACACCCTCATCAGAGCCTGTGCACGTAGTTCTGACAGTAAAGAACAAGCTTTTTCCATGTATAAAACAATGCTTGAGAAAGGAGTTCGCTTGCCCGATAAGCATACTTTCCCCTTTGTTTTAAAGGCTTGCGCCTACTTGTTTGCCTTGAATGAAGGCGAACAGGCACATGCCCAATTGTTCAAACTTGGGTTTGAATCCGATGTTTATATAAATAACAGTTTGATCCATTTCTATGCTTCTTGCGGTTGTTTGGATTCGGCACGcgatgtgtttgataaaatgcctGAGAGAAGTGTGGTTTCCTGGAATGCTATGATTGACGCACTTGTCCAATTTGGTGAGTTTGAATCTGCATTGAAATTGTTTATTCAATTACAGAATTTGTTTGAGCCTGATGGGTACACGATACAAAGCGTTCTAAATGCTTGTGCTGGTTTATGTGCTTTGTCTTTGGGGATGTGGGCTCATGCTTATTTGTTGAGAAAGTTTGATGCTGAAGTAGCTATGGATATTTTGGTTAACAATTGTTTGGTGGATATGTATTGTAAATGTGGATCATTAGATATTGCTGTACAAGTTTTTGAAAGGATGCATAGACATGATTTAACTTCATGGAATTCTATGATTCTTGGATTTGCTATGCACGGAAAGGCTTCGTTAGCACTCGAATATTTTCGCCGTATGGTGAAAACAGGGAAAATTTTGCCGAATTCTATCACGTTCGTTGGTGTTTTAAGTGCTTGCAATCACAATTGTATGGTTGCTGAAGGGAGAAAGTATTTCGAAATGATGGTTGTGGAGTATAAGATTGAGCCGAAGCTCGAGCACTATGGTTGCCTAGTCGATATTTTGGCTCGAGCCGGATTGATTGATGAAGCTTTAGAATTGGTCTCAAGCATGCCTATGAAACCTGATGCTGTTATTTGGAGGAGTCTGCTTGATTCTTGCTGTAAGAAAAATGCAAGTGTTGAACTAAGCGAAGAAATGGCGTGGCACGTCCTCGAGTCAGCAGGAGGCGATTGTAGCGGTGCTTATGTGCTCTTGTCTCGAGTATATGCGTCTGCCACCAGATGGAATGATGTTGGAATGATAAGGAAGTTGATGACTGATAGGGGAGTAACAAAAGAACCTGGGTGTAGTTTGATAGAGATTGATGGTTGTAGCCATGAATTTTTCGCTGGAGATACGTCTCATCCACGTACTAACGAAATATACGAGTTGTTGGATGTAATCGAAGAGAGACTGGATTCGATGGGGTATACACCGGACATCTCACAAGCAGCTATGATTGATGAGGTGAATGATGGTAAACAAAAAACTCTTAAAGTGCATAGTGAAAGGCTAGCAATTGCTTTGGGGCTCTTGAGCTTAAAACCGGGAGTGCCGATACGAATTTTCAAGAATCTTAAGATATGCAATGACTGCCATCAAGTTACCAAATTAATCTCTGAAATGTTCAATGTGGAGATCATCATGAGAGACCGTGTCCGGTTCCATCATTTTAAAGATGGATGTTGCTCTTGCAAGGATTACTGGTGA